In a single window of the Rhodothermales bacterium genome:
- a CDS encoding CsgG/HfaB family protein has protein sequence MSRFVSPFALLFLSLIALGLGGCANYLAPFETQPVRPSVQSPQNDELRALPRPADKVVVAVYRFRDQTGQYKPTNGGSSFSTAVTQGATSILIRSLEESGWFIPIEREGLSNLLNERQIIQTTRIQNSAADAPPPALPPLLFAGVLIEGGIIGYDTNVMTGGLGARYLGMGASGKFRQDQVTVYLRAVSTQTGRVLKTVHTTKTILSQQLDGSLFRFVDTNKILETEAGYTFNEPSVVAVTSAIEEAVIGLVIEGVRDNLWTLVDPAQLTEQEFRAYDERVNNAFRAYDARVADSGRRDAFGRSLTSSNGRIAVGVSGGAQRANSDFADPLVRPAAGLDVRYALTPRFSLGASVSGGGVAADRAFSRLGAGAEAAARYTVLPNSFLTPFLTVGAGALFLFDSDVDVDRSVLPTVSASGGFELAVAPDVGLTIALNQSYALIDAIDDIERGTVNDNVWSLRTGATFYFR, from the coding sequence ATGTCGCGTTTCGTTTCTCCTTTCGCGCTCCTGTTCCTGAGCCTCATCGCGCTCGGCCTGGGCGGCTGCGCGAACTATCTCGCCCCGTTCGAAACCCAGCCCGTGCGGCCTAGCGTCCAGAGCCCGCAGAACGACGAGTTGCGTGCGCTCCCGCGCCCGGCCGACAAAGTCGTCGTGGCCGTCTACCGGTTCCGCGATCAGACGGGGCAGTACAAACCGACGAATGGCGGCTCGTCGTTCTCGACGGCGGTGACGCAGGGCGCGACATCGATCCTCATCCGCTCCCTCGAAGAGTCGGGCTGGTTCATCCCGATTGAGCGCGAGGGCCTCTCGAACCTGCTCAACGAGCGGCAGATCATCCAGACCACGCGCATCCAGAACAGCGCCGCCGACGCGCCGCCTCCTGCCCTCCCGCCGCTCCTCTTCGCCGGCGTGCTGATCGAGGGCGGCATCATCGGCTACGACACGAACGTGATGACGGGCGGCCTCGGCGCGCGCTACCTCGGGATGGGCGCCTCGGGCAAGTTCCGGCAGGACCAGGTGACGGTCTACCTCCGCGCCGTTTCGACGCAGACCGGCCGCGTGCTCAAGACCGTCCACACGACGAAGACGATCCTCTCGCAGCAGCTCGACGGGAGCCTCTTCCGCTTCGTCGATACGAACAAGATTCTAGAGACCGAGGCCGGCTACACCTTCAACGAGCCGAGCGTCGTCGCCGTCACGTCGGCCATCGAAGAGGCGGTGATCGGGCTCGTGATCGAGGGCGTGCGGGACAACCTGTGGACGCTCGTCGATCCGGCTCAATTGACCGAGCAGGAGTTCCGAGCCTACGACGAGCGGGTGAACAACGCTTTCCGCGCCTACGACGCACGGGTGGCCGACAGCGGTCGGCGCGATGCGTTCGGCCGCTCGCTCACGTCATCGAACGGTCGAATCGCGGTGGGTGTGTCGGGCGGGGCGCAGCGCGCCAACAGCGACTTTGCCGACCCGCTCGTGCGACCCGCTGCCGGGCTCGACGTACGCTATGCTCTAACCCCACGTTTCAGCCTCGGCGCGAGTGTATCGGGAGGGGGCGTGGCCGCCGATCGAGCGTTCAGCCGGCTGGGTGCTGGGGCCGAGGCGGCGGCTCGCTACACCGTACTTCCTAACAGTTTTTTAACGCCGTTCCTGACGGTCGGCGCAGGCGCGCTTTTCCTGTTCGACTCCGACGTGGACGTGGACCGATCCGTCCTCCCAACCGTGAGCGCGAGCGGCGGGTTCGAGCTAGCGGTCGCGCCCGACGTGGGACTCACGATCGCCCTAAACCAGTCCTATGCGCTCATTGACGCCATCGACGACATTGAGCGCGGGACCGTCAACGACAACGTGTGGAGCCTCCGCACAGGGGCCACATTCTACTTTCGCTAA